The following are encoded in a window of Flavobacterium cupriresistens genomic DNA:
- a CDS encoding glyceraldehyde-3-phosphate dehydrogenase, whose translation MSKKSLYQKEVSLQVDRRRAGVELIKIISDLWYDKSIEMVLFKNQLLDKNVSDIINLHQYAGEFVGKPITIFDSVEIAQVILSLDLPPSKLDLGKLTYEYRLEDEKYPDARYFVLDKLKEAKSSEEIQPKDVVLYGFGRIGRLLARELMSKTGKGNQLRLRAIVTRDANDATSLEKRASLLRYDSIHGDFQGSVTTDPKNNALIINGTTVHMITANTPEEIDYTQYGINDALIIDNTGVFTTEVALQRHLTSNGAGKVLLTAPGKGVPNIVHGVNHNEYNPDEINIFSAASCTTNAITPVLKAIEDTLGVVKGHLETIHAYTNDQNLVDNMHKKYRRGRAAALNMVITETGAGSAVAKALPSLEGKLTSNAIRVPVPNGSLVVLNLEVKKGTTVAAINKIMKKYALEGELVEQIKYSLNNELVSSDIVGTSAPSIYDSNATIVSKDGKNIVLYIWYDNEYGYSHQVIRLAKYIAKVRRFTYY comes from the coding sequence ATGAGCAAAAAATCTTTGTACCAAAAAGAAGTATCACTTCAAGTCGACCGAAGAAGAGCTGGTGTCGAATTAATCAAAATCATAAGTGATTTATGGTATGACAAATCCATCGAAATGGTTTTATTCAAGAATCAATTATTGGATAAAAATGTAAGCGATATTATTAATTTACATCAATACGCAGGTGAGTTTGTTGGTAAGCCAATCACCATTTTTGATTCAGTTGAAATTGCTCAGGTTATCCTGTCGTTAGATCTTCCGCCTTCAAAATTAGATTTAGGAAAACTAACTTACGAATATCGTCTGGAAGATGAGAAATATCCTGACGCAAGATATTTTGTACTTGATAAATTAAAAGAAGCCAAATCATCAGAAGAAATTCAACCAAAAGATGTGGTTTTATATGGTTTTGGAAGAATTGGTCGCTTATTGGCCAGAGAATTAATGTCTAAAACTGGAAAAGGAAATCAATTACGTTTAAGAGCAATTGTAACTCGTGATGCAAACGATGCCACTAGTTTAGAAAAAAGAGCTTCTTTATTACGATACGATTCAATTCACGGAGATTTCCAAGGTTCTGTAACTACTGACCCCAAAAATAATGCTTTGATCATCAACGGAACTACAGTTCATATGATCACAGCCAATACACCGGAAGAAATAGATTATACACAATACGGAATCAATGACGCTTTGATCATTGACAATACCGGAGTTTTCACTACAGAAGTTGCTTTACAAAGACACTTGACTTCAAATGGTGCCGGTAAAGTTTTATTGACTGCGCCAGGAAAAGGAGTTCCTAATATTGTACATGGGGTAAACCATAACGAATACAATCCTGATGAGATTAATATTTTCTCAGCAGCTTCTTGTACTACAAATGCCATTACACCGGTATTAAAAGCTATTGAAGATACATTGGGAGTTGTAAAAGGTCACTTGGAAACCATCCATGCCTACACAAACGACCAGAATTTAGTAGATAACATGCACAAAAAATACCGTCGTGGTAGAGCTGCAGCTTTAAATATGGTAATCACTGAAACAGGAGCCGGAAGTGCTGTAGCAAAAGCTTTGCCTTCGCTAGAGGGTAAATTGACTTCAAATGCAATTAGAGTTCCAGTTCCAAATGGTTCATTGGTAGTGCTGAATTTAGAAGTTAAGAAAGGAACGACAGTTGCTGCGATCAATAAAATAATGAAAAAATATGCTTTAGAAGGAGAATTGGTAGAGCAAATTAAATATTCATTAAATAATGAATTAGTTTCTTCAGATATCGTTGGTACATCTGCGCCTTCAATTTATGACAGTAATGCTACAATTGTATCTAAAGACGGAAAAAATATTGTATTATACATCTGGTACGACAATGAATACGGTTATAGCCATCAGGTTATCCGTTTAGCCAAATATATTGCAAAAGTAAGACGTTTCACTTACTATTAA
- a CDS encoding Lrp/AsnC family transcriptional regulator encodes MALDETDKKILRLLQEDAHYTLKDIANKINLSLTPVHDRVKRLEKEGVIEKYVTILNKKKLGNNLTVYCQVTLTKQTYDTSEGFNQSILNLPEVVECNYVSGNFDYMLKIIIPDMESYHRFHQQKLSVLPEVSLLNTVFVISEVKSTTVLPI; translated from the coding sequence ATGGCTTTAGATGAAACTGACAAAAAAATCCTACGACTTTTACAGGAAGATGCGCATTACACGTTAAAAGACATTGCAAATAAGATTAATTTATCGTTAACGCCGGTTCATGATCGGGTCAAACGTCTTGAAAAAGAGGGTGTTATAGAAAAATATGTCACGATTTTAAACAAGAAAAAACTCGGAAATAATCTTACTGTGTATTGCCAAGTTACGTTGACCAAACAAACTTATGACACTTCGGAGGGGTTTAATCAATCTATTTTGAATTTACCGGAAGTGGTAGAGTGTAATTATGTTTCGGGGAATTTTGATTATATGCTCAAAATTATCATTCCGGACATGGAAAGCTACCATCGTTTTCACCAACAGAAATTATCAGTTTTACCAGAAGTCTCCTTATTAAATACCGTTTTTGTAATTTCTGAAGTAAAAAGTACCACGGTCTTGCCTATCTAA
- the ald gene encoding alanine dehydrogenase: protein MIIGVPKEIKNNENRVALTPAGVSEMKKHGHVVYVQATAGVGSGFADEEYAKAGATVLATIEEVYAIAEMIIKVKEPIASEYPLIKKDQLLFTYFHFASSEPLTHAMLERGAVCLAYETVEKADRSLPLLVPMSEVAGRMAIQQGAKYLEKPLKGRGILLGGVPGVPPAKVLVLGGGIVGTQAAKMAAGLGAQVTIMDLSLPRLRQLDDIMPANVNTEMSNHYNITRAIADADLIVGAVLIPGAKAPHLITRDMLKLMRPGTVVVDVAVDQGGCIETCTPTTHENPTFIIDDIVHYCVANMPGAVPYTSTLALTNATLPYAVQLANKGWEKACAENEELKKGLNVANGKILYKGVAEAWNLPFNEEVVLANA from the coding sequence ATGATAATAGGTGTTCCAAAAGAAATCAAGAATAACGAAAATCGTGTAGCTTTAACTCCAGCAGGAGTTTCTGAAATGAAAAAACACGGTCATGTAGTTTACGTTCAGGCAACTGCAGGTGTAGGTAGTGGTTTTGCTGATGAAGAATATGCAAAAGCTGGTGCAACAGTTTTAGCAACTATTGAAGAAGTATATGCTATCGCTGAAATGATTATCAAAGTAAAAGAGCCTATTGCTTCTGAGTACCCATTAATTAAAAAAGATCAATTACTTTTCACTTATTTCCACTTTGCATCATCTGAGCCATTAACACACGCTATGTTAGAAAGAGGAGCAGTATGTTTAGCTTACGAAACAGTTGAAAAAGCAGATCGTAGTTTACCTTTATTAGTTCCAATGTCTGAGGTTGCAGGTCGTATGGCTATTCAACAAGGAGCAAAATACCTTGAAAAACCATTAAAAGGAAGAGGAATTCTTTTAGGAGGTGTTCCAGGTGTTCCACCGGCAAAAGTTTTAGTTTTAGGTGGAGGTATCGTTGGTACTCAAGCAGCTAAAATGGCAGCAGGTTTAGGAGCTCAAGTTACTATTATGGATTTAAGCTTACCACGTTTACGTCAGTTAGATGATATTATGCCAGCTAACGTAAATACAGAAATGTCAAATCACTATAACATTACCAGAGCAATTGCTGATGCAGATTTAATTGTTGGTGCAGTTTTGATCCCAGGAGCAAAAGCGCCTCACTTAATCACTCGTGATATGTTAAAATTAATGCGTCCGGGAACTGTTGTTGTTGACGTAGCAGTAGATCAAGGTGGTTGTATCGAGACTTGTACTCCAACAACTCACGAGAACCCAACTTTTATTATTGATGATATTGTTCACTACTGTGTAGCAAATATGCCGGGAGCTGTTCCTTATACTTCTACATTAGCTTTAACTAATGCTACTTTACCGTATGCTGTACAGTTGGCTAACAAAGGATGGGAAAAAGCTTGCGCTGAAAATGAAGAATTGAAAAAAGGATTAAACGTTGCTAATGGTAAAATCCTTTACAAAGGAGTTGCTGAAGCATGGAATCTTCCTTTTAACGAAGAAGTAGTGTTAGCAAACGCATAG
- the pafA gene encoding alkaline phosphatase PafA, whose protein sequence is MKKSILLLVLFAITSLSAQERPKLVVGIVVDQMKMEYLYRFSDDFSPNGFNRLINNGYTFQNMHYNYMPTYTAPGHASIYTGTTPATHGIVGNEWFSRTLGKEMYCTDDASVKTVGDGTVEEGAMSPKNLQSTTITDEVRMATNFTGKVIGLSLKDRGAILPAGHFANWAFWYSKTGSFISSTFYGDKLPDWVTQFNNEKRYLKYINKGWDLYKPASTYNESLPDNNPYEGKLYGSAAPVFPYDLKTMYEKNDAGVLRATPYGNDLLAEFAMEAIAKEDLGKDNSTDFLTVSFSSTDYVGHLLGPRSMELQDTYLRLDQTIADFLAYLDKTVGKDNYLLFLTADHAGAENVIYLKDHKYNVDNYPSKDVRKSLQDFSVKTFGVDLILNYSNFNIFFNKKLIKDKKLDLVNVKKAFKSFLIAQPQVKRVYTEEEILANSGNDYYLNFVAKGYDVTQNGDLIIVDKPGDIEYSTTGTSHGTPYSYDTHVPAIFYGWHIKKGESYDKKGITEIAPTIAQKIKVTFPNGTEAKVLQEVLDEKK, encoded by the coding sequence ATGAAAAAAAGTATTTTATTGTTGGTATTATTTGCTATCACAAGTTTAAGTGCTCAAGAGCGCCCAAAATTAGTTGTAGGTATTGTAGTTGATCAAATGAAAATGGAATATCTCTATCGGTTTTCAGATGATTTTTCTCCAAATGGTTTTAATAGATTAATAAATAATGGATATACTTTTCAGAATATGCATTATAATTACATGCCAACTTATACTGCACCGGGACATGCTTCTATTTATACAGGGACTACACCGGCAACACATGGAATTGTAGGTAATGAATGGTTTAGCAGAACGCTTGGTAAAGAAATGTACTGTACAGATGATGCATCTGTTAAAACGGTTGGAGATGGTACTGTAGAAGAGGGTGCAATGTCACCAAAGAATCTGCAAAGTACTACTATAACTGACGAAGTTAGAATGGCAACAAATTTTACTGGAAAAGTAATCGGTCTTAGTTTGAAGGATCGTGGAGCAATTTTGCCTGCAGGACATTTTGCAAATTGGGCATTCTGGTACAGCAAAACAGGTTCTTTTATTTCAAGTACTTTTTATGGGGATAAATTACCTGATTGGGTTACCCAGTTCAATAATGAGAAGCGTTATTTGAAGTATATTAATAAAGGTTGGGATTTATATAAACCAGCTAGCACATACAATGAAAGCTTACCGGATAATAACCCGTATGAAGGGAAACTATATGGTAGTGCAGCGCCTGTTTTTCCATATGATTTGAAAACAATGTATGAGAAAAATGATGCAGGTGTCTTAAGAGCGACTCCATATGGGAATGATTTGTTAGCTGAGTTTGCTATGGAAGCTATTGCGAAGGAAGATCTGGGTAAAGACAACAGTACCGATTTCCTTACTGTTAGTTTTTCTTCGACTGATTATGTTGGTCATTTACTTGGGCCACGTTCTATGGAACTTCAGGATACTTATTTAAGATTGGATCAGACTATTGCTGACTTTTTAGCTTATCTTGATAAAACGGTTGGAAAAGACAATTATTTACTTTTTCTAACTGCTGATCATGCGGGGGCAGAAAATGTTATCTATTTAAAAGATCATAAATATAATGTAGATAATTATCCATCAAAAGACGTTAGGAAAAGCTTGCAGGATTTTTCTGTGAAAACTTTTGGCGTAGATTTAATTTTAAATTATTCTAACTTTAATATTTTCTTCAATAAGAAACTTATTAAGGATAAAAAGCTAGATTTGGTTAATGTAAAGAAGGCTTTTAAAAGTTTTTTAATTGCACAACCACAAGTTAAGAGAGTGTATACCGAAGAAGAAATTTTGGCTAATTCCGGAAATGACTACTATTTAAATTTTGTAGCAAAAGGATACGATGTAACTCAAAATGGAGATTTGATTATTGTAGACAAACCGGGTGATATTGAATATTCAACTACGGGAACTTCACACGGGACACCTTATAGCTATGATACACATGTTCCTGCGATTTTTTATGGCTGGCATATCAAAAAAGGAGAGTCGTATGATAAAAAAGGAATAACTGAAATTGCACCAACAATAGCACAAAAAATAAAAGTTACCTTTCCAAATGGAACTGAAGCGAAAGTACTTCAAGAAGTTTTGGATGAAAAGAAGTAA
- the thrS gene encoding threonine--tRNA ligase, producing the protein MIKITLPDGSIREFASGVTPMEVAKSISEGFARNVISASFNGTTIETETPLTTDGSLILYTWNDAEGKKAFWHSTSHVMAQALEELYPGIKLTLGPAISNGFYYDVDFEDQKITDADFKKIEDRVLEISREKHEFKMRPVSKADALAMYKDNVYKTELISNLEDGTITFCDHSTFTDLCRGGHIPNTGIIKAMKIMSVAGAYWRGDEKNKQLTRVYGTSFPKQKDLTEYLELLEEAKRRDHRKLGKELELFAFSQKVGQGLPLWLPKGAALRDRLEQFLKKAQKKAGYEQVVTPHIGQKELYVTSGHYAKYGADSFQPINTPAEGEEFLLKPMNCPHHCEIYNVRPWSYKDLPKRYAEFGTVYRYEQSGELHGLTRVRGFTQDDAHIFCTPEQLDEEFKKVIDLVLYVFGSLGFENFTAQISLRDQENREKYIGSDENWEKAENAIINAAADKGLNTVIEYGEAAFYGPKLDFMVKDALGRQWQLGTIQVDYNLPERFELTYKGADNELHRPVMIHRAPFGSMERFIAILLEHTAGNFPLWLMPEQAIILSLSEKYEIYAKKVLDLLENHEIRALIDNRSETIGKKIRDAEMQKIPFMLIVGEEEEKNGTISIRRHGQEGKGNITVTIDEFVAIVNEEIKKTLKVFTV; encoded by the coding sequence ATGATTAAGATTACTTTACCCGACGGGTCAATTAGAGAGTTTGCCTCAGGCGTAACTCCGATGGAGGTTGCTAAAAGCATTAGTGAAGGATTTGCAAGAAACGTGATTTCTGCGTCTTTTAATGGTACAACAATAGAAACCGAAACTCCATTGACGACCGACGGTAGTCTTATTTTATATACCTGGAATGATGCGGAAGGAAAAAAAGCTTTCTGGCATTCGACTTCTCACGTAATGGCGCAAGCTCTTGAGGAACTTTATCCTGGAATTAAACTGACTCTTGGGCCAGCAATTTCAAACGGGTTCTATTATGATGTAGATTTCGAAGATCAAAAGATAACTGATGCTGACTTCAAAAAGATTGAGGATCGTGTTCTTGAAATTTCAAGAGAGAAACATGAATTCAAAATGCGTCCGGTTAGCAAAGCAGATGCTTTAGCAATGTATAAAGACAACGTTTACAAGACAGAATTGATTTCTAACCTTGAAGACGGAACTATTACATTTTGCGATCATTCCACTTTTACTGATTTATGTCGTGGTGGACATATACCGAATACCGGTATCATCAAAGCCATGAAAATCATGAGTGTTGCAGGTGCTTACTGGCGTGGTGACGAGAAAAACAAACAGCTGACTCGTGTTTACGGAACTTCTTTCCCTAAACAAAAAGATTTAACTGAATATCTGGAACTTCTTGAAGAGGCTAAACGTCGTGACCACCGTAAACTTGGTAAAGAACTTGAATTGTTTGCTTTCTCTCAGAAAGTTGGACAAGGTTTACCTTTATGGTTACCAAAAGGAGCGGCACTTAGAGATCGTTTAGAACAATTTTTAAAGAAAGCTCAAAAGAAAGCCGGATACGAACAAGTAGTAACTCCACATATTGGACAGAAAGAGCTTTATGTTACTTCTGGACATTACGCAAAATATGGTGCAGATAGTTTTCAGCCAATCAATACTCCTGCCGAAGGTGAAGAGTTTTTATTGAAGCCAATGAACTGTCCTCATCACTGTGAAATTTACAATGTAAGACCTTGGTCATATAAAGATTTACCGAAGCGTTATGCAGAATTTGGTACTGTATACCGATATGAGCAATCCGGTGAATTACATGGATTGACTCGTGTAAGAGGTTTTACTCAGGATGATGCACACATTTTCTGTACTCCAGAGCAACTGGATGAAGAGTTTAAAAAAGTAATTGACCTAGTATTATATGTATTTGGTTCATTAGGCTTTGAAAACTTTACAGCTCAAATTTCTTTAAGAGACCAGGAAAACAGAGAGAAATACATTGGTTCTGATGAAAACTGGGAGAAAGCTGAAAATGCCATTATCAACGCTGCAGCTGACAAAGGGCTAAACACTGTAATAGAATATGGTGAGGCTGCTTTTTACGGTCCGAAGCTTGACTTTATGGTAAAAGATGCTTTAGGCAGACAATGGCAATTAGGAACAATTCAGGTTGATTATAACCTACCAGAGCGTTTCGAATTGACTTACAAAGGCGCTGATAACGAATTACATAGACCTGTAATGATTCACAGAGCTCCTTTTGGATCTATGGAACGTTTTATCGCTATTTTGCTAGAGCACACTGCAGGAAATTTCCCACTATGGTTAATGCCTGAGCAGGCTATTATCTTGTCTTTGAGCGAGAAATACGAAATATATGCTAAAAAAGTTTTAGATTTGCTAGAAAATCACGAAATTCGCGCCCTAATTGACAACCGAAGTGAGACTATTGGTAAGAAAATTAGAGATGCCGAAATGCAGAAAATACCGTTTATGCTTATTGTAGGTGAGGAAGAGGAGAAAAACGGAACAATTTCTATTCGTCGCCATGGTCAAGAAGGAAAAGGGAATATTACAGTTACAATTGATGAATTTGTCGCTATTGTAAACGAAGAAATAAAAAAGACATTAAAAGTTTTTACAGTTTAA
- the infC gene encoding translation initiation factor IF-3, whose product MRSNRGYQPRVEKKDAHRINNHIRGVQEVRLVGENIEPGVFKLAEALRLADQFELDLVEISPNAEPPVCKIMDYKKFVYEQKKRDKVLKAKSTQVVVKEIRFGPQTDEHDYEFKRKNAEKFLKEGAKLKAFVFFKGRSIIYKDQGQILLLRLATDLEEHGKVEAMPVLEGKRMIMFIAPKKKK is encoded by the coding sequence ATAAGAAGCAACAGAGGTTACCAACCTCGAGTAGAAAAAAAAGATGCACACAGAATAAATAATCATATTCGTGGTGTACAAGAAGTAAGACTAGTAGGCGAGAACATCGAACCAGGTGTATTTAAGCTTGCTGAAGCTTTACGTTTAGCGGATCAATTCGAATTGGATTTGGTTGAAATTTCACCAAACGCTGAGCCGCCGGTTTGTAAAATCATGGATTACAAGAAATTTGTTTACGAACAAAAGAAACGTGACAAGGTTTTAAAAGCTAAGTCAACGCAAGTTGTAGTAAAAGAAATTAGATTTGGTCCTCAGACAGATGAGCATGATTACGAATTTAAAAGAAAGAATGCTGAGAAATTCCTTAAAGAAGGAGCAAAACTAAAAGCATTCGTTTTCTTTAAAGGTCGTTCTATCATCTATAAAGATCAAGGTCAGATTTTATTATTACGTTTGGCAACCGATTTAGAAGAGCACGGTAAAGTAGAAGCAATGCCTGTGTTAGAAGGAAAGAGAATGATTATGTTCATTGCTCCGAAGAAAAAGAAATAG
- the rpmI gene encoding 50S ribosomal protein L35, with amino-acid sequence MPKMKTKSSAKKRFKVTGSGKIKRKHAFKSHILTKKSKKRKLALTHSALVHSTDMKSIKQQLRII; translated from the coding sequence ATGCCTAAAATGAAAACAAAATCTAGCGCCAAGAAACGTTTCAAAGTTACTGGTTCTGGAAAGATTAAAAGAAAGCATGCTTTTAAAAGTCACATCTTGACAAAAAAATCTAAAAAACGTAAATTAGCTTTGACACACTCTGCGCTAGTTCACTCAACAGATATGAAAAGCATTAAACAACAATTAAGAATTATCTAA
- the rplT gene encoding 50S ribosomal protein L20, protein MPRSVNSVAKRARRKKIMKQAKGFFGRRKNVWTVAKNAVEKAMCYAYRDRKQNKRNFRALWIQRINAGARLEGISYSQFMGKVKANGIELNRKVLADLAMNHPEAFKAILNKVK, encoded by the coding sequence ATGCCAAGATCGGTAAATTCAGTTGCTAAAAGAGCAAGAAGAAAAAAAATAATGAAGCAAGCCAAAGGTTTCTTTGGTAGACGTAAAAACGTTTGGACAGTTGCTAAGAATGCGGTAGAGAAAGCAATGTGCTACGCTTACCGTGACAGAAAACAGAACAAAAGAAATTTCCGTGCTTTATGGATTCAACGTATTAACGCTGGAGCTAGATTAGAAGGAATCTCTTATTCTCAATTCATGGGGAAAGTTAAAGCTAACGGAATCGAATTGAACCGTAAAGTTCTTGCAGATTTAGCTATGAACCACCCTGAAGCTTTCAAAGCTATTCTTAATAAAGTAAAATAA
- a CDS encoding Crp/Fnr family transcriptional regulator: MYQPLLTHIAKYITLEPSEINTLESCLRLSKIKKKECLLQEGQVCNTMYFILKGCIRQYIINAKGTEQTLQFGIENWWITDYLSYHNHVPSHFYIQAVENCEVIAIEKTVLESLLLQIPKLERYFRIVSQKSFGAAQMRIKFLFTMSAEERYHHFNNQFPEFVQRIPQYMLASYLDFSAEFMSKIRSGKI; this comes from the coding sequence ATGTATCAACCTCTTCTTACTCATATCGCAAAATATATCACATTAGAACCTTCTGAGATCAATACTTTGGAGTCTTGCTTACGTTTGTCTAAAATAAAAAAGAAAGAGTGTCTATTACAGGAAGGACAAGTTTGCAATACAATGTACTTTATACTAAAAGGCTGCATTAGACAATACATTATTAACGCCAAAGGAACTGAGCAAACGTTGCAATTTGGAATTGAAAACTGGTGGATTACCGATTATTTAAGCTATCACAATCATGTTCCTTCGCATTTTTATATTCAGGCGGTTGAGAATTGTGAAGTCATTGCTATTGAAAAAACCGTACTTGAATCACTATTACTTCAGATTCCTAAACTGGAACGTTACTTTAGAATTGTATCTCAGAAGTCTTTTGGAGCAGCTCAAATGCGCATCAAATTTTTATTTACGATGTCGGCAGAAGAACGCTATCATCATTTTAACAATCAGTTTCCGGAATTCGTACAACGTATCCCTCAGTATATGCTTGCCTCCTACTTAGATTTTTCAGCTGAATTTATGAGTAAAATCAGATCCGGTAAAATTTAA
- a CDS encoding carboxymuconolactone decarboxylase family protein: protein MKPRIVIPKVAPEAYQAMLGLEKYIASTSLSPIHKELIKIRASQVNGCAYCINMHTADARKLGLSEQRIYLLSAWREADVYTEEEQAILALTEEVTLISNHVSEEVYQNAARFFDEKYLAEIIMMIITINAWNRIGITTGLRAV from the coding sequence ATGAAACCAAGAATAGTTATTCCAAAAGTAGCTCCGGAAGCATACCAGGCAATGTTAGGCTTAGAAAAATACATCGCTTCAACATCATTAAGTCCTATTCATAAGGAATTAATCAAAATTAGAGCCTCCCAAGTTAATGGTTGTGCGTATTGCATCAATATGCATACAGCAGACGCCCGCAAATTGGGTTTAAGCGAACAGCGCATTTATTTACTAAGCGCATGGCGTGAGGCTGATGTTTATACCGAAGAAGAACAAGCCATCTTAGCATTAACAGAAGAAGTCACCTTGATAAGCAATCATGTTTCTGAAGAAGTTTACCAAAATGCTGCTCGCTTTTTTGACGAAAAATACCTTGCCGAAATTATAATGATGATCATCACCATCAATGCCTGGAATAGAATTGGAATTACTACAGGCTTAAGAGCCGTATAA
- a CDS encoding tetratricopeptide repeat-containing sensor histidine kinase produces the protein MIPQRIHTYLSIFLTLVVFSSCQKKPVAITQKTKPNPEIRQLIATADKFRASKQLDSAFYYYNKAKINCTPTNPISDYAYCVTNMADIQQTLDDFLGSETTLVKALPLLSSLKNPDSLWKIYTILGTNYSNIYNYDTALSYFYKALYLNTGVVKKLTTKNNIGAVFIKQKKYNACLQLLLPLSSSTSVQESREQYSRLLDNIGFCYFKLEKKEALLYYTKSLEIKSELKDAYQLGKTYYHLAEYYQKNNLPLSIKYAKLSYEKHRNSDCIDQTLKVLAFLIKNDSGKELEKNSITYVKLTDSISEVKQKAKNLFARIKYDSKKEKDENLKLKAQKIKNELQLEGQETRNNISYIIILLTLVLILILYFYLNSRANREKLKATYHSETRISKKLHDELANDVYHAMAFAENRDLSIIENKNNLINSLTDIYSRTTDISKENCPIITDINYIISLKEMISGFNTSNVTIVLSGLDTILWDEIEKTKKINIYRILQELLVNMKKHSKATLIGITIKKTTDVILINYADNGQGIDLKKIGFKNGLQNIENRIATIKGGVTFDSNPKEGFKVFIKLPLYH, from the coding sequence ATGATACCACAAAGAATACACACTTACCTCTCTATATTCCTTACTCTCGTTGTTTTCTCTTCTTGTCAAAAGAAGCCTGTTGCTATCACACAAAAAACGAAACCTAATCCTGAAATTCGACAGCTGATTGCGACAGCTGATAAATTCAGAGCAAGCAAACAACTTGACAGTGCTTTCTATTATTATAACAAAGCTAAAATTAACTGTACTCCTACTAACCCCATTAGTGATTATGCGTATTGCGTAACGAATATGGCCGACATACAGCAAACTTTGGACGATTTCCTTGGCAGCGAAACTACCCTAGTCAAAGCCCTACCACTTTTAAGCAGCCTGAAAAACCCTGATTCTTTATGGAAAATATATACTATTCTAGGCACTAACTATAGTAACATTTACAATTACGACACTGCACTATCCTACTTTTATAAAGCATTATATTTAAACACTGGCGTCGTTAAAAAGTTAACTACAAAAAATAATATTGGAGCTGTTTTTATAAAACAAAAAAAATACAATGCCTGCTTACAACTTTTACTTCCTTTAAGCAGTTCTACAAGTGTGCAGGAAAGTCGTGAGCAATACTCCAGATTACTGGACAATATCGGTTTTTGCTATTTTAAACTTGAAAAAAAAGAAGCTCTTTTGTACTATACCAAAAGTCTGGAAATTAAATCTGAGCTAAAAGACGCTTATCAATTAGGTAAAACCTATTACCATCTTGCCGAATACTATCAAAAAAACAATCTGCCTTTATCAATAAAATACGCCAAACTGAGCTACGAAAAACATCGTAATTCAGATTGCATAGATCAGACATTAAAAGTTCTTGCTTTTCTTATAAAAAATGATTCCGGTAAAGAATTAGAGAAAAATTCTATTACCTATGTAAAATTGACAGACAGTATTTCTGAAGTCAAACAGAAAGCAAAAAATTTATTTGCTAGAATAAAATACGATTCAAAAAAAGAAAAGGACGAAAACTTAAAACTTAAAGCACAAAAAATAAAAAATGAACTACAGCTAGAAGGACAGGAAACGAGAAATAACATCTCTTACATCATTATTTTACTGACTCTTGTTCTGATTCTGATCCTATATTTTTATCTAAATTCAAGAGCCAATCGAGAAAAACTAAAAGCGACTTATCACAGCGAAACCCGCATTTCAAAAAAACTACACGACGAACTTGCCAATGATGTTTATCATGCTATGGCTTTTGCTGAAAACAGAGATCTTTCAATAATCGAAAACAAAAACAATTTAATAAATAGTCTTACTGATATTTATTCCCGAACAACAGATATTTCAAAAGAAAACTGCCCAATCATAACAGATATCAATTACATCATCTCTTTAAAGGAGATGATTTCCGGATTTAACACCTCAAATGTCACTATTGTACTAAGTGGTTTAGATACCATATTGTGGGATGAAATTGAAAAAACAAAAAAAATAAACATCTACAGAATCCTGCAAGAATTGCTTGTAAACATGAAAAAACACAGTAAAGCAACCTTAATCGGGATTACAATAAAAAAGACAACAGATGTTATCCTTATTAATTACGCTGATAATGGACAGGGTATTGATCTTAAAAAAATAGGTTTTAAAAATGGACTACAAAATATAGAAAATAGAATTGCTACTATAAAAGGAGGCGTTACTTTCGACTCCAATCCAAAAGAAGGCTTTAAAGTTTTTATTAAACTCCCTTTATACCACTAA